CATACACTTCAGCACGACCTTTAAAGAGGTTGTGAAGGAAAGAAAGAGCAATTAATACAATCGCAAGTGGATAAATAGCTACTAAAACTGGAATTGAGAAACGAATGAGTTCAGTTAATCCAACGTTAGCGATAATGGCACTAAAGATTGTAATGATTAAAACAGATGTCTTATAAGAAATCGGTAAAACTTTTTCGAAAAATTGAGAACAAGATGAAACGAGCCCGACGCTTGTAGTCAAACAAGCAAAAGTAATGGCTAACCCTAATACGACATTTCCAAAATAACCGTATAAATAATTAGCAGAGCCAGATAAAATCGCCCCACCGTTCTCAGCCATTCCAATTGCATCAATGCTCGTAGCACCTAAATAACCTAATGATACGTAAACGAGTGCTAGTCCTAATGCAGCAATTACACCTGCTTGAATTGAAACTTTCGCAATTTCTGAGCGATCGGTAACACCTTTGTCTTTAATGGCATTAATGACAACGATACCAAATACGAGGGCAGCGATTGTATCCATCGTTAAGTATCCTTCTAAAAATCCTTTAAAGAAGGCACCTTCTACATAATCTCCTTGTGGGGCGTGGGCAACACCCATTGGGTCAATGAAAGCCTTAATTAAAAGCATAGCCAAAATAATAATGAGCATTGGTGTCAATAATTTACCGATTCGGTCTACAAGCTTGCTTGGATTTAAAGATAGCCAATACGTTACACCGAAGAACACAATGGTATAGATGAATAAAGCGACACCATATTTACCAACAGATTCCGGTAAGAATGGTAGGACACCAATTTCGTAAGCAACTGTTCCTGTTCTTGGGATTCCAAAGAACGGACCAAGTGCTAAATACATGACAA
The Bacillus kexueae DNA segment above includes these coding regions:
- the brnQ gene encoding branched-chain amino acid transport system II carrier protein, translated to MNSKTLSIKEVLVIGLMLFALFLGAGNLIFPPALGQQAGEHLWPAILGFLITGVGLPLLGVVAIGKSGNDLQGLANRVNPVFSIIFTFVMYLALGPFFGIPRTGTVAYEIGVLPFLPESVGKYGVALFIYTIVFFGVTYWLSLNPSKLVDRIGKLLTPMLIIILAMLLIKAFIDPMGVAHAPQGDYVEGAFFKGFLEGYLTMDTIAALVFGIVVINAIKDKGVTDRSEIAKVSIQAGVIAALGLALVYVSLGYLGATSIDAIGMAENGGAILSGSANYLYGYFGNVVLGLAITFACLTTSVGLVSSCSQFFEKVLPISYKTSVLIITIFSAIIANVGLTELIRFSIPVLVAIYPLAIVLIALSFLHNLFKGRAEVYGYSLIFTGVVSIVDGLKTANLFVDTLNNLFGFLPLFDLGVGWLVPAIIGAVVGFIISSIKTPHPSSQLEEANNN